One Ignavibacterium sp. DNA segment encodes these proteins:
- the rfaD gene encoding ADP-glyceromanno-heptose 6-epimerase, protein MIVVTGGAGFIGSAIVWRLNQLGKENIIVVDELGKNEKWKNLVGLKYRDFVNKLEFIEQILDDVIPYNIEAIIHMGANSSTTEKDADHLLDNNFNYTKELSKYCVEKNIRFIYASSAATYGDGSLGFDDDENKLQQLRPLNMYGYSKHLFDLWAKTNHISDRIAGLKYFNVYGPNEYHKGDMRSVVHKAFEQIRDTGKVCLFKSLNPKYNHGEQMRDFIYIKDAVDMTLYFLDNPNINGVFNIGAGKARTWNDLVTALFNAVNKPVNIEYIDLPVHLKEKYQYFTEANLIKIKDAGYNQTITSLEDGINDYVKNYLLKDIYLGY, encoded by the coding sequence ATGATAGTTGTTACTGGCGGAGCGGGATTTATCGGCAGTGCTATTGTTTGGAGATTAAACCAGCTTGGTAAAGAAAATATAATAGTTGTTGATGAGCTTGGTAAAAATGAAAAGTGGAAAAATCTTGTAGGGCTTAAGTATCGGGACTTTGTAAACAAACTTGAGTTTATAGAGCAAATTCTTGATGATGTTATTCCTTATAATATTGAGGCAATAATTCATATGGGTGCTAATTCTTCAACTACTGAAAAAGACGCCGATCATCTGCTGGATAATAACTTTAATTATACAAAAGAACTTTCAAAATATTGTGTTGAAAAAAATATCAGATTTATCTATGCATCTTCTGCAGCAACTTACGGTGATGGCTCTTTAGGTTTTGATGATGATGAAAACAAACTTCAACAGCTTCGTCCGTTAAATATGTATGGTTATTCAAAACATCTCTTTGATCTTTGGGCAAAAACAAATCACATATCGGATAGGATTGCCGGACTAAAATACTTTAACGTTTACGGTCCCAACGAATATCACAAAGGCGATATGCGCTCAGTTGTTCATAAGGCTTTTGAACAAATCAGAGATACCGGAAAGGTCTGTTTATTCAAATCCCTGAATCCAAAATATAACCATGGCGAACAGATGCGTGACTTTATTTATATAAAAGATGCCGTTGATATGACATTATATTTTTTAGACAATCCAAATATAAACGGAGTATTTAATATCGGTGCAGGAAAAGCCAGAACCTGGAATGATCTTGTAACTGCATTGTTTAATGCGGTTAATAAACCGGTCAATATTGAATATATTGATCTGCCAGTGCATCTGAAAGAAAAATATCAATACTTTACTGAAGCTAATCTGATCAAAATAAAGGATGCCGGTTATAATCAAACAATAACATCTTTAGAAGACGGCATTAATGATTATGTAAAAAATTATTTACTTAAGGATATCTACTTAGGCTACTAA
- a CDS encoding 8-oxo-dGTP diphosphatase — MKLATLCYVTDKKTNSTLMIYRNKKKNDYHEGKWNGLGGKFEKGESPEECAIREIEEESGLKVKSIKMKGFITFPLFDNKDDWYVFVFTSDEFDGELIDSPEGKLEWILNEKLTEINLWDGDEIFIPWLFEDKFFSARFIYENGKYISHSVCFY, encoded by the coding sequence ATGAAGCTTGCAACCCTTTGCTATGTTACAGATAAAAAGACTAATTCAACTTTAATGATCTACCGGAATAAAAAAAAGAATGATTACCACGAGGGTAAATGGAACGGACTTGGGGGTAAGTTTGAGAAAGGTGAATCTCCGGAAGAATGCGCAATAAGAGAAATTGAAGAAGAAAGCGGGCTAAAAGTAAAATCTATCAAGATGAAGGGGTTCATTACTTTTCCATTATTTGATAACAAAGATGATTGGTATGTTTTTGTTTTTACTTCGGATGAATTTGACGGAGAGCTGATAGATTCACCAGAAGGAAAGCTTGAGTGGATACTTAATGAAAAACTTACAGAGATTAATCTTTGGGACGGAGATGAAATTTTTATCCCCTGGCTGTTTGAAGATAAATTTTTTAGTGCAAGGTTTATTTATGAAAATGGGAAATATATAAGCCATTCTGTTTGTTTTTACTAG
- a CDS encoding OmpA family protein, with amino-acid sequence MKNLIFVMVFSFLFCTIQNTEAQIFDKIKKETEKIIKKEAQKQSEAKKEDEQSKDVKTDENTKNPEVTNKSDNTDATQSPQEDVKFTSSTQYDFVPGDKVILFDDFSQDAVGDFPALWTTNSAGEINTVNIAPGNWFNLNSTDGNYFYLNDIDFPKNFIIEFDIIPKTNGGRIAAGLLLYGETKRKEMDNNPHPGNGGIMISIEKEYWNTWGYKSGESEKITGRSDVKPVIAEKVNHVIIWVQGRRLRIYHQETKVLDMPTNLYADVKLSRLCFRLSRGASCGSYLSNLRITDAAPDMRSKLITEGKLVSYGIYFDVNKDVVKSESFGTIKEIAKVLTDNPDVKIKIVGHTDSDGDDKSNLDLSKRRADAVKNVLVKEFGMDGARIETDGKGEGEPVAKNDSVVNKALNRRVEFLKL; translated from the coding sequence ATGAAAAATTTAATTTTTGTTATGGTTTTCTCTTTTTTATTCTGCACAATTCAAAACACCGAAGCACAAATTTTTGACAAGATAAAAAAGGAAACTGAGAAGATTATTAAAAAGGAAGCTCAAAAACAGTCCGAGGCAAAGAAAGAAGACGAACAGTCTAAAGATGTAAAAACAGATGAAAACACAAAAAATCCAGAGGTTACAAATAAATCTGACAATACAGACGCTACCCAATCTCCGCAAGAAGATGTAAAATTCACCAGCTCAACTCAGTATGATTTTGTTCCGGGTGATAAAGTAATTTTATTTGATGATTTTAGCCAGGATGCTGTTGGAGATTTTCCTGCTTTATGGACAACAAATTCAGCGGGCGAAATAAATACCGTAAACATTGCTCCAGGAAACTGGTTTAACTTAAACAGCACCGATGGAAACTATTTTTATTTAAATGATATTGACTTTCCAAAAAACTTTATAATTGAATTTGACATAATACCAAAAACAAATGGTGGACGAATTGCTGCCGGACTTCTCTTATATGGTGAAACCAAAAGAAAAGAAATGGATAACAACCCACATCCTGGAAACGGTGGCATAATGATTTCTATCGAAAAAGAATATTGGAATACGTGGGGATATAAATCGGGTGAAAGTGAAAAAATTACTGGCAGATCAGATGTTAAGCCAGTTATTGCAGAAAAAGTTAATCATGTAATTATCTGGGTTCAAGGAAGAAGATTAAGAATTTATCATCAGGAAACTAAAGTGCTGGATATGCCAACAAATCTTTATGCAGATGTTAAACTTAGCAGACTGTGTTTCCGTTTAAGTAGAGGAGCTTCCTGCGGCTCTTATTTATCTAACTTAAGAATTACAGACGCTGCTCCAGATATGAGAAGCAAGCTTATCACCGAAGGTAAACTTGTTAGTTACGGAATTTATTTTGATGTAAATAAAGATGTTGTAAAATCAGAATCTTTCGGAACGATAAAAGAAATAGCAAAAGTTCTTACTGATAATCCAGATGTAAAAATTAAAATAGTTGGGCATACAGATTCTGATGGTGATGATAAATCAAATTTAGATTTATCCAAACGCAGAGCAGATGCAGTTAAAAATGTTTTGGTTAAAGAATTTGGAATGGATGGCGCACGAATTGAAACTGACGGCAAGGGTGAGGGTGAGCCTGTTGCAAAGAATGATTCTGTTGTTAACAAAGCTCTCAACAGAAGAGTTGAGTTTTTAAAACTGTAA
- a CDS encoding OmpA family protein — protein sequence MKKLLFALFLIPSTTFTSFSQNDADGCKDHALLTRLNNFYLASCEENFNELELRLDNNKTEIKEGNLFSLDYVFNSDAGEKPKSPLQIIKNFENAIVKNGGKMLYKNTNALDADLEATYYLSTKEKEYWVRLFNFGGTPNEVERFTLYVLEMESMKQEIEASEMFEAINKNGFIALYINFETGKSTIKQESQNIIDELFSMLNENATLKIVVEGHTDNVGNSSSNKTLSEQRALSVKDALVNKGISAERIEAVGYGQDKPIADNTTEEGRTKNRRVEIKKQ from the coding sequence ATGAAAAAATTATTATTCGCATTATTCTTAATTCCATCAACAACATTTACTTCTTTTTCGCAGAATGATGCTGATGGATGTAAAGATCACGCTTTGCTTACTCGATTAAATAATTTTTATTTGGCAAGCTGTGAAGAAAATTTTAATGAGCTTGAACTGCGGCTCGATAACAATAAAACCGAAATTAAAGAAGGAAATTTATTCAGCCTTGATTATGTTTTTAATTCTGATGCTGGTGAAAAACCCAAAAGCCCGTTACAAATAATTAAAAATTTTGAAAATGCCATTGTTAAAAATGGCGGAAAAATGCTTTATAAAAACACAAATGCGCTCGATGCCGATCTTGAAGCCACATATTATCTTTCAACTAAAGAAAAAGAATACTGGGTAAGGCTATTTAATTTTGGCGGAACCCCAAATGAAGTTGAAAGGTTTACACTTTATGTTTTAGAAATGGAATCAATGAAACAAGAAATTGAAGCCTCTGAAATGTTTGAAGCAATTAACAAAAATGGATTCATTGCTCTTTATATAAATTTTGAAACTGGAAAATCAACCATTAAGCAAGAGTCACAAAATATTATTGATGAACTTTTCAGTATGTTAAATGAAAATGCCACACTCAAAATAGTTGTTGAAGGTCATACTGACAATGTGGGTAATTCATCTTCAAACAAAACCCTTTCCGAACAACGTGCTTTAAGCGTAAAAGATGCTTTGGTAAATAAAGGCATTTCGGCTGAGAGAATAGAAGCTGTCGGTTATGGACAAGATAAACCGATTGCTGACAATACAACAGAAGAAGGCAGAACTAAAAACAGGCGGGTAGAAATTAAAAAACAATAG
- a CDS encoding LLM class flavin-dependent oxidoreductase, giving the protein MELGIGMFGDLNFNQHTKQYQSTAQRYKEIIEEVKLADELGIDVFAMGEHHREDYSVSAPEIMLAAVSSVTKNIKLSSGVNVISSTDPVKLYQDFSMLDLMSEGRAEIMAGRGSFVESFPLFGYDLNDYSALFEEKLELLLELRKNKTITWKGKFRAPIIDQTVYPLPQNKIPVWIAVGGTTSSVVRAATLGLPIIFAIIGGMPVQFKPLIEFYKEQYIQSGHDPKKMQIAVHSHTFISDSKEEILKDYYAQYAYSMNKIGKERGWSEAYTPEKFKAGMSSNGALYMGSTDDVTEKIINTINMFGLTRYIAHIDVGGPTHKQIMKTIELYGTKVLPVVKSNFNGVHP; this is encoded by the coding sequence ATGGAATTAGGAATAGGAATGTTTGGTGATCTTAATTTTAATCAACACACAAAGCAATATCAAAGCACAGCGCAAAGATATAAAGAGATCATCGAAGAAGTTAAGTTGGCTGATGAATTGGGAATTGATGTCTTTGCAATGGGTGAACATCATCGTGAAGATTACTCTGTTTCTGCGCCAGAAATTATGTTGGCAGCAGTTTCTTCTGTAACTAAAAATATCAAGCTATCCAGCGGTGTAAATGTAATAAGCTCAACAGACCCTGTAAAACTTTACCAGGATTTTTCTATGTTAGATTTGATGTCTGAAGGCAGAGCAGAAATAATGGCAGGCCGCGGCAGCTTTGTTGAGTCTTTCCCTTTGTTTGGATATGATCTGAATGATTATAGCGCTTTGTTTGAAGAAAAGCTGGAGCTGCTGCTTGAGTTAAGAAAAAATAAAACAATAACCTGGAAAGGAAAATTCCGAGCTCCCATTATTGATCAAACTGTTTACCCCCTTCCGCAAAATAAAATACCTGTTTGGATTGCTGTTGGCGGAACAACATCTTCGGTTGTTAGAGCCGCAACGTTAGGATTGCCAATAATTTTTGCTATCATCGGCGGAATGCCTGTTCAATTTAAACCCCTAATTGAATTTTACAAAGAGCAATATATTCAAAGCGGGCACGATCCGAAGAAGATGCAGATTGCTGTTCACTCTCACACTTTTATTTCCGATTCAAAGGAAGAGATACTTAAAGATTACTATGCACAATATGCTTATTCAATGAACAAAATTGGAAAGGAAAGAGGCTGGTCGGAAGCTTATACTCCGGAAAAATTTAAGGCGGGGATGAGCTCCAATGGCGCCTTGTATATGGGAAGCACTGATGATGTTACCGAGAAGATTATCAATACAATTAATATGTTCGGATTAACAAGATATATAGCACATATAGACGTTGGCGGTCCAACCCATAAACAAATTATGAAAACTATTGAGCTATATGGAACTAAAGTTCTACCTGTAGTAAAAAGTAATTTTAATGGTGTACACCCATAG